One window from the genome of Pseudobdellovibrionaceae bacterium encodes:
- the uvrA gene encoding excinuclease ABC subunit UvrA has protein sequence MKNIELKGVKQNNLKNIDVSIPIGSFTVICGPSGSGKSSLAFQTLFAEGQRRYIESLSNYSKQFINKAPKPDLLSVENIPPAIALQQKNGVRNSRSTVGTSTEITDYLRLLFSKVGQTFCPDHNIRLKTVSPIDAAEDVIKAFPQSRAYILFPIYQKLVAYKDKELLKHLIQLGFLRGAAFDQETWQKGTSFYKTSEIDVFDLNTSEALDYIKEDFFIVVDRLVIEEDDLGRIFDSFQQAYDAYLSCHSTELHGEAFVWTTDNILQRYTEQNACPICDFKFPPLSPQLFSFNSALGACESCSGFGNRLEVDEHKVIPFPQKTLMEGAIAPFAMPSGRADFRKLIKFCEAEGIDVHTPWVKMKPLDKQKVWEGHKKWFGVLGLFEYLETKKYKMHVRVFLARYKSSFTCKTCHGSRLKTEVDDITVQGKNITQYCNMPLSELLDAFYNFKWSEHDQILCKEVLGQLKLRLEYLNKVGLGYLTLDRLTRTLSGGEYQRMNLAHQLGMGLSQTLFILDEPTIGLHSRDNDRLIEILKGLHELGNTVVVVEHDHDVIQNSERVIELGPGSGHKGGEIIYSGETKNFLASNSLTAHYLKTLQSWTPPREVRPVSRKDSFITLEGAVGNNLKNVTLQIPLKKLITVTGVSGSGKSSLITGTLYPALAQKLNISAEPPLPFKKLVGEHLLRNVFLMDQNAVGKTQRSNPATYLKIYDVIRSLYADTKESKFQGFTAGTFSLNVDGGRCPTCKGLGHELVDMIFMDDILIPCEDCKGKRFRQEVLKVKFNNKNIHEVLEMTAEEALKFFVAYQGIRKPLSILKEVGLEHLKLGQALSTLSGGEIQRLKLAKQFLTSEAHNALYILDEPTTGLHFREIELLLKLLQKLVEGGATVLLIEHNLEIIKNSDWVIDIGPEAGSGGGKIIAEGTPVDIAKKKTYTARYLKQYLSGEPLYGSKENQAPSLT, from the coding sequence ATGAAAAACATTGAGCTAAAGGGAGTCAAACAAAACAATCTTAAGAATATTGATGTCTCTATTCCCATTGGCTCTTTTACTGTTATCTGTGGCCCTAGTGGTTCTGGTAAAAGTTCTTTGGCCTTTCAAACTTTATTTGCCGAAGGACAACGTCGCTACATTGAATCTCTGTCAAACTACTCCAAACAATTTATCAACAAAGCCCCCAAGCCCGACCTGCTCTCTGTAGAAAACATCCCACCTGCTATCGCGCTTCAACAAAAAAATGGAGTCCGTAATTCACGCTCTACTGTAGGTACAAGTACGGAAATCACAGATTATTTACGACTGCTTTTCTCAAAAGTAGGACAAACGTTTTGTCCTGACCACAATATCAGACTTAAAACAGTAAGCCCCATTGATGCTGCCGAGGACGTCATTAAGGCTTTTCCTCAGTCTCGCGCTTACATTCTTTTCCCTATTTATCAAAAATTGGTCGCCTATAAAGACAAAGAACTTTTAAAACATTTGATACAGTTAGGGTTTTTACGAGGAGCTGCTTTTGATCAAGAAACCTGGCAAAAAGGCACTTCCTTTTATAAAACTTCAGAAATTGATGTCTTTGATCTAAATACAAGTGAAGCTTTAGACTACATCAAGGAAGATTTCTTTATTGTCGTAGACCGACTGGTGATCGAAGAGGATGATCTTGGGCGTATTTTTGATTCCTTTCAACAAGCTTATGACGCCTATTTAAGTTGCCACAGCACAGAACTCCATGGTGAGGCTTTTGTTTGGACTACAGACAATATTTTGCAGCGCTATACAGAACAGAACGCCTGCCCGATCTGTGATTTTAAATTTCCACCTCTGTCTCCTCAGCTCTTTAGTTTTAATAGTGCTCTAGGTGCATGTGAAAGCTGTAGTGGGTTTGGCAATCGACTTGAAGTTGATGAACACAAAGTGATTCCTTTTCCACAGAAAACTCTTATGGAAGGAGCTATTGCCCCTTTTGCCATGCCCTCTGGAAGAGCCGACTTTAGAAAGCTTATTAAATTTTGCGAAGCCGAAGGGATTGATGTTCATACCCCATGGGTAAAAATGAAACCCTTAGATAAACAAAAAGTCTGGGAAGGACACAAAAAGTGGTTTGGGGTTTTAGGTTTATTCGAGTACCTGGAAACCAAAAAGTATAAAATGCACGTGCGGGTTTTTCTGGCTCGTTATAAAAGCTCTTTCACCTGTAAGACCTGTCATGGTTCTCGCCTCAAAACTGAGGTGGATGACATCACCGTTCAAGGTAAAAACATCACCCAGTATTGCAATATGCCCCTGAGCGAGTTACTGGACGCTTTTTATAATTTCAAATGGAGTGAGCACGATCAAATTCTTTGCAAAGAAGTTTTAGGGCAACTTAAATTACGTTTAGAATATTTAAACAAAGTCGGCCTTGGGTACCTTACGTTAGATCGCTTAACTCGCACTCTTTCTGGAGGGGAATACCAAAGAATGAACTTGGCTCATCAATTGGGCATGGGTTTGTCACAAACTTTATTTATCTTAGACGAACCTACTATTGGTTTGCACTCTCGTGATAACGATCGGCTGATTGAAATCCTTAAAGGTCTACACGAGCTGGGCAATACCGTTGTCGTTGTGGAACACGATCACGATGTCATTCAAAACAGCGAACGCGTGATCGAATTAGGGCCTGGTTCTGGGCACAAAGGCGGAGAGATCATTTATTCTGGTGAAACCAAAAACTTCTTAGCTTCTAATAGTCTTACCGCTCATTATCTTAAAACTTTGCAAAGCTGGACGCCACCTCGTGAAGTTCGACCCGTCAGCCGAAAAGATTCTTTCATCACCCTTGAAGGTGCAGTTGGAAATAATTTAAAAAATGTCACTTTACAAATTCCTCTAAAAAAACTCATTACAGTGACAGGCGTGAGTGGCTCTGGAAAATCGAGCCTTATCACAGGAACCCTATATCCAGCATTGGCACAGAAGCTCAATATCAGTGCCGAGCCACCACTTCCCTTTAAAAAATTAGTGGGTGAACATCTTTTGCGTAACGTTTTTTTAATGGACCAAAATGCTGTTGGAAAAACTCAACGTTCCAATCCCGCTACATATCTTAAAATTTATGATGTTATTCGCAGTCTTTACGCCGACACCAAAGAAAGCAAATTCCAAGGTTTTACCGCTGGCACCTTCAGCTTGAATGTTGATGGGGGACGTTGCCCCACCTGTAAAGGCTTAGGTCACGAGCTGGTGGATATGATTTTTATGGATGACATTTTAATTCCCTGCGAAGACTGTAAGGGTAAACGCTTTCGTCAAGAAGTGTTGAAAGTGAAGTTTAACAACAAAAATATTCATGAAGTTTTGGAAATGACAGCAGAAGAGGCTCTTAAGTTTTTTGTGGCCTATCAAGGTATACGAAAACCATTGAGTATTCTTAAAGAGGTGGGCTTAGAACACCTTAAATTGGGTCAAGCCCTTTCCACACTCAGTGGTGGTGAGATTCAAAGACTCAAATTAGCCAAACAATTTTTAACTTCTGAAGCCCACAACGCCTTATATATTCTGGATGAACCCACAACTGGTTTACATTTCAGAGAGATCGAACTTTTGCTTAAACTTTTACAAAAGCTTGTAGAAGGCGGTGCCACAGTGCTTCTTATTGAACATAATCTTGAGATTATAAAAAATTCAGACTGGGTCATTGATATTGGCCCTGAGGCAGGATCAGGCGGCGGGAAGATCATTGCCGAAGGGACTCCTGTTGATATTGCCAAGAAAAAGACTTACACTGCCCGCTACTTAAAACAATATTTAAGCGGTGAACCCCTCTATGGATCAAAAGAAAATCAAGCTCCTTCACTTACTTAA
- a CDS encoding ABC transporter ATP-binding protein/permease, which translates to MDQKKIKLLHLLKKDIAPYLGGFIALIVVGLIAGITKSTLPWLTSRLLTLWERPEELSTSFLEEASHPIIVAIREFVAPLYNYLFTGDDQIIRLPLVILACYIFSNIARFIVCSQTRLIAEKICIDHRKKLLNQYLQSPLSYLEQFKSGSGGLISRMLNDINQIYNGFTKTADLLKEPVVCLGSLLFLLYVTSLKQMAFLFVLLIFVAVFVVALTKSIRRNSRRNQENLEEITSTLKETLDGSRIIRSFNLEEKIRIRFKKQVDQFYKFRKKITLLEESSGPITESFTTVIVAAVLITVGLLIKKGEMTVAEFMGSGVALGLLFDSAKKTQDAIIRVQQGLVARVRLQEILLVGEEHISDPQNVIAMPTDWDSIKFNNINYSIGDRHILKNINLTIKRGETVALVGPSGSGKTSLLNLLERFISPDSGSIHIGNADITAIPLHELRRHISLVSQDVFLFRDTLEENIRASIVNATHADIEAAAKAANVHSFIQSLPDGYQTLAGDRGQRLSGGEKQRISIARAFLKNAPILLLDEATSALDTDNEVEVQKGLQTLMQDKTCFVVAHRLSTIRNADRIIVLKNGEVVQTGTHQELADQQGEYHRLLNLH; encoded by the coding sequence ATGGATCAAAAGAAAATCAAGCTCCTTCACTTACTTAAAAAAGATATTGCCCCTTATCTGGGAGGCTTTATCGCTTTGATTGTTGTGGGGCTGATCGCGGGGATCACAAAGTCCACTTTACCTTGGCTCACATCACGCTTGCTCACTTTATGGGAACGTCCCGAGGAACTTTCTACTTCTTTTCTTGAAGAAGCCTCACACCCTATTATCGTGGCCATTAGAGAGTTTGTGGCTCCACTTTATAACTACCTCTTTACAGGTGATGACCAGATCATTCGGTTACCTCTGGTGATTCTTGCCTGTTATATTTTTTCAAACATTGCACGCTTCATTGTGTGCTCTCAAACCCGTCTTATCGCAGAAAAAATTTGCATTGATCATCGCAAAAAACTTTTAAATCAATACTTACAGTCCCCGCTTTCTTATTTAGAACAGTTTAAATCTGGTTCAGGCGGGCTGATCAGCCGTATGCTCAATGACATCAACCAAATTTATAATGGTTTTACCAAAACCGCAGACCTTCTTAAAGAGCCCGTGGTGTGCCTGGGCTCCTTACTTTTTCTTTTATACGTGACAAGCCTTAAACAGATGGCCTTCCTTTTTGTTTTGTTAATCTTTGTCGCTGTATTTGTGGTCGCTCTTACTAAGTCCATCCGCAGAAACAGTCGTAGAAACCAAGAAAATTTAGAAGAAATCACAAGTACCTTAAAAGAAACTTTAGATGGCTCACGCATCATTCGTTCATTTAACCTTGAGGAAAAAATCAGAATACGCTTCAAAAAGCAGGTCGATCAATTCTACAAATTCAGAAAAAAAATCACCCTCTTAGAAGAATCCAGTGGTCCAATCACGGAATCCTTCACCACTGTGATTGTGGCTGCTGTTTTGATCACTGTGGGTCTACTCATTAAAAAAGGCGAAATGACTGTTGCCGAATTTATGGGCTCAGGCGTGGCTCTTGGACTTTTATTTGATTCGGCAAAGAAGACTCAAGACGCTATCATTCGTGTTCAACAAGGCTTAGTCGCTCGCGTACGATTGCAAGAGATTTTACTTGTTGGGGAAGAACACATCTCTGATCCTCAAAATGTCATTGCCATGCCTACAGATTGGGACAGCATCAAGTTTAACAATATCAACTATAGCATTGGCGATCGTCATATTTTAAAAAATATCAATCTGACTATTAAACGTGGTGAAACCGTAGCCTTAGTCGGTCCCAGTGGATCTGGAAAAACGTCTTTACTTAATCTTTTAGAACGATTTATCAGTCCTGATTCAGGCAGCATCCATATTGGAAACGCAGACATCACGGCAATTCCTTTACATGAACTACGAAGACATATCTCTTTAGTTTCCCAAGATGTCTTTTTATTTAGAGACACCTTAGAAGAAAACATCCGAGCCTCTATAGTCAACGCCACTCACGCTGATATCGAGGCCGCTGCCAAAGCCGCTAATGTTCATAGCTTTATTCAATCTTTACCCGATGGATACCAGACCTTAGCGGGAGACCGAGGACAAAGGCTCAGCGGTGGCGAAAAACAGCGCATCTCCATCGCTCGCGCTTTTTTAAAGAACGCCCCCATCCTTCTATTAGACGAAGCCACAAGCGCCTTAGACACCGACAATGAAGTCGAGGTCCAGAAGGGTCTACAGACCCTTATGCAAGATAAAACGTGCTTTGTCGTCGCTCATAGGCTGTCCACCATCAGAAACGCTGATCGCATCATCGTCCTTAAAAACGGCGAAGTGGTTCAAACTGGAACACACCAAGAACTCGCCGACCAACAAGGCGAATACCACCGCCTCCTTAATCTTCATTAA